GTGTGATCACCTATGTACGCCGCTTGCACTTTCAGGATAATAGGAGGCAATCCGGACGCCTCGTCCGGAAATCAGGACAATGCATGGGAGAGGCAATGGTCGATGCACCCGACATCAGCGACGTCAGCGCCTTTCTCGCGGTCGCCCGCGTCGGCGGCTTTCGCGAGGCGGCGCGACTGGGTGACACCAGTGCCTCCGCCTTGAGCGATGCGGTGCGCCGGCTCGAGGCTCGACTCGGCGTCCGCTTGCTCAACCGCACCACACGCGCCGTCGTGCCGACCGATGCCGGGCGCGGGCTGATGGAACGCATTGGACCTGCCTTTGGAGAAATCGGGGCCGCGCTCGAGCATGTCAAAAGCTTCGACGGCCGTGCCGCCGGTACGTTGCGGCTGAACGTGCCAGCAAGTGCCGCAAAGCTGGTGCTGCCGGCGATCATTCCGGGCTTCCTCGCCGCCCATCCTGACATCCGGCTGGAAATCGACACTGAGGAAAGCCTGATCGATGTCGTTGCCGCCGGTTATGATGCCGGCATCCGCTATGACGAACGTCTGGCGCAGGACATGATCGCGGTGCCGATCGGCCCGCGCCTGCAGCGCTACGCCCTTGGCGCCTCTCCCGCCTATCTCGAAGTGCATGGTCATCCACGACATCCGCGCGATCTGCTGGCACATAACTGCATCCGAAGCCGCTTTGCCGGGCGTCCCGTCATGGCCTGGGAATTCGAAAAGGATGGCGAAACGATCGTCGTCGAGCCCAACGGGCAGTTGATCGTGCAGGCTGGAGATGCCAGCGACCTTGGTATCCGGGCCGCCATATCCGGTGCCGGCATCTTCGCCCTGTTTGAGGACTGGCTGAAGCCGCATTTCGATAGCGGCGACCTTCTGCCGGTGCTCGAACCCTGGTGGGTGAGCTTCTCCGGCCCCTTCCTCTACTATCCGGAACGACGCCTGATGCCGACACCGCTGCGCGCCTTCGTCGACTATATCAAGAGCAACCGGCCCGGCTGATTTAATTCGTAAACGGAAGAGGCCGGGACGCTTTCGCGCCCCGGCCCCGGTAGTCCCATCAGAGAAACCGGTCAAACGTAGCGATTGACCACGTTTTCCAACAGTTCCTGCTTGCCGGAAACCGGCTTCGGGTTGACGTTCTGGGCTTCGACGCGGGCGGCAATCGCATCGAGGCTTTCTTCGCCACGCAGCATCTTCTGGTTCTCGGCCTTGTCCCAGCCGGCATAGCGGGCGGAAAGCGGGCCGGACAGCGCCTTGTCCTCGATCATCTTGGCGGCGGCCTTGAGGCCACGGGCGCAGCAATCCATGCCGCCGATATGGCCGATCAGCAGGTCTTCGGCGTCGAGCGACTGGCGGCGCAGCTTGGCGTCGAAGTTGGTGCCGCCGGTGGTGAAGCCACCGCCAGCGAGAACCTGGTAATAGGCGAGCGCCATTTCCGGAACATTGTTCGGGAACTGGTCGGTGTCCCAGCCGGACTGGTAGTCGTTGCGGTTCATGTCGATCGAGCCGAAGATGCCGAGCGCATTGGCAAGCGCCAGCTCGTGCTCGAAGGAGTGGCCGGCGAGGATCGCATGGCCCTGCTCGATGTTGACCTTCACTTCCTTTTCGAGACCATAGGCCTTCAAGAAGCCATAGACGGTCGCGACGTCGTAATCGTACTGGTGCTTCGACGGCTCCTGCGGCTTCGGCTCGATCAGGATCGCGCCCTTGAAGCCGATCTTGTGCTTGTATTCGACGACGAGGTTGAGGAAGCGGCCCATCTGGTCCAGTTCCTTCTTGAGGTCGGTATTGAGCAGGGTTTCATAGCCTTCGCGGCCGCCCCACAGCACGTAGTTCTCGCCGCCGAGCTTCAGGGTGGCGTCCATGCAGGTCTTTACGGTTGCGGCTGCAAAGGCGAAGACATCCGGGTCCGGATTGGTGGCAGCACCCGACATGTAGCGGCGATGCGAGAACATGTTGGCCGTACCCCAGAGCAGCTTGACGCCGGTCTCTTCCTGCTTCTTGGCGAAGTAATCGACGATCTCGTTCAGGTTCTTGGTGTTTTCGGCAAAACTGTTGCCCTCGGGGCGCACGTCGGCGTCGTGGAAGCAATAGTAAGGCGTGCCGAGCAGCTGGAAGAATTCGAAGGCAACGTCCGCCTTCATCTTCGCCGCATCCATCGTATCCTTGAACCACGGACGCTCAAACGTGTTGCCGCCGAACGGGTCGGTGCCCGGCCAGACGAAGGTGTGCCAATAAGCGACGGCGAAGCGCAGATGGTCTTCCATGCGCTTGCCAAGGACGATTTCGTCCGGGTTGTAGTGGCGGAAAGCCAGCGGATTGCTGCTGCCTTCGCCTTCATATTTGATCTTCTGGATGTTGCCGAAGAAACCTGTGCTCATGGATAGTCCTCCTTGGTGTGTTCGTTAACTAGTGATCGCACTGGGTGGGGTTCCCCCTCACCCTGCCCTCTCCCCGCTGGGGAGAGGAGGATGTCGGCGCGTGCCGCTTGTATCTTCTCCCCAGCGGGAGAAGGTGCCGGCAGGCGGATGAGGGGGCGTCAGCTGCCGAGGGAACGGACCGCCGGATAAAGCGCGCGATAACGTCCGTAGGCCGCCTCATAGGCCGAGGTCAGCGCCTTTACCGGCTCCACCGTCTCCGCCGTCTCAGGCGCCGTGCAGACCGAAAGCGGATCAGCCCCGGTCGCCGCAATCAGGCCGAGACGCGCTGCCCCGAAGGCCGCGCCGAAGTCGCCGTCGGCGGGAATGTCGACCGGCATGTCGAGAGCCGTCGCAATCGAGGACAACCAATAGCGCGAGCGCGAACCGCCGCCGATGGCGGTCACTCGGGAAATCTTCGTACCTGCAGACTTCAGCGCCTCAAGGCTGTCACGAATGGCGAAGGTCACCCCTTCCAGCACCGCCTGAGTCAGCACCGGGCGGTCGCTCTCATGGCCAAGCCCGATGAAGGCGCCACGGATCTTGGCGTCGTTATGCGGCGTGCGTTCGCCCGAGAGATAGGGAAGGAACGTGACGCCGGTCGGTGCCTTGAGTGCGTCGCCGAGCTCGCCGGTCAGTTCACCGGCCGATTTGCCGGTGACGCCCGAATGCCAGTTGAGTGCATCGGTCGCCGACAGGATGACGCCCATCTGGTGCCAGGTGTTCGGCAATGCATGGCAAAACGCATGAACGGCGCTTTCCGGCTTCGGCAAATAGGAGCCGTTGGCGGCAAAGAGTACGCCGGATGTCCCGAGCGAGACGAACGCTTGTCCTTCGGCGACCGTGCCCATGCCGCAGGCGGAAGCCGCGTTGTCCCCTGCCCCGCCGGCGACGACGACGTCAGCGCCCAGACCCCATTTGGCCGCGAGCTCGGCGCGCAGCGTGCCGGCGCGGTCCGTGCCCTCGACGAGGCCCGGCATCTGCTCGACGGTCAGGCCCGTGGCCTCCAACAGCTCGGACGACCAGGCGCGTTTGCCCGTATCGAGCCAGCTGGTGCCAGCGGAATCCGACATGTCGGAAAGATATTCACCTGTCAGCAGCAGGCGCAGGTAATCCTTTGGCAACAGGACCTTGGCAACCTTGGCAAAGGTGTCTGGCTCATTGTTCTTCACCCAGGCAAGTTTTGGTGCCGTGAAGCCGGGAAACACGATATTGCCGGTCAGCGCCCGAAAGCGCGGATCGGCATCGAGGCTTGCTGCTTCCGCATGGCTGCGCGTGTCGTTCCAGAGAATGCAGGGCCGCAGCACCCGATCCTTCGCATCGATCAGGGTCGCGCCATGCATATGGCCGGAAAGGCCGATGCCCTTCACCGCCGCCAGTTCCTTCGGATGCGAGGCCTTGAGCGCAGCAACGGCCTCTTCCGTGGCACGCAGCCAGTCGCCCGGCGCCTGTTCCGACCAGCCGGGATGCGGCCGCTGGACGGTCAGGGCCGCGTGGCCTACGCCGATCACCTTCTGATCGCTGTCGATCAGCATGGCCTTCACGCTCGATGTGCCGAGATCCAGTCCGAGATACATGGATAACCTCCCATTGCTCTGCCTCTCAGGGCAGATTGTCCTTCAAGAAAATGTCGATACGAATACGTTCCTGGGCCGCGACGACAGGAAGTCCGTCAGCCTTGGCTTTCAGCACGCGAATGGCGCTGCGCACCTCGTGGCCCGCATCCTGGTTGAGCACGGCATCAATCAGCCCAGACTGCAGCGCACCGCGCGTCGTCTCGGTCAGTTCGTGCGCGATGACGACCGGTCGCCGTTCCGCCGGCAGTCGCTGCAACGCCTTGACCAGACCGCGATTGCCGGCGCCAAGACTATAGAGGCCGACGATATCGGGGCGTTCGAATAACAGCGCAGTGACAAGCTTTTCGACCACGGCCGGATCGTCCCGCCCTTCAAGCACAGGCAACTGCATGAATCCGGCAAAATCCGACGCCATGGTGGCGGAGAAAGCTTCGAAACGCTCGCGGTGGTCGCGCACCAGCATGGAACCGGCAAGCACCGCGACAGCCCCGTGCCGTCCATTGAGAAAACGTCCGATCAGGCTCGCCGCCGTACGGCCAGCGGCCGCATTGTCGATGCCGGCATAATGATCGCGAGCGGCTCCGGTGAGGTCAGAAACGAGCGTTACCAGTGGTATGCCCGCAGCAAGTACACGCTCGGCTGCGGCCGTGACCTCGGGCGCATCGACAGCGACGAAGGCAATGCCGGCAGGCGTTTCGGCTGCCGCCGCATCCAGTGCCCGTGCCAGCGCCAGCGGGTCGAAGGCGGGAACGTCGACGACGCGCACCGCGATCCGCTCGACCGCAGCCCTGCCCATTGCCTCATCGAGCGCCACCCGCAAGCCGCGCATGAAAGAATTGTCATTGGAGGGAATGAGGAAGGTCAGCGGATAGACCCGGCCCTTGGCGAGGTTCGCCGCCGCGACGTCGCGAACGAAACCGAGCGCATGCACCGCCTGGTCCACTTTTTCACGTGTCCGCGCGCTCACCCCGGGACGCCGGTTCAAGACCCGGTCGACGGTGGCAAGGCTGACGCCCGCATGGCTCGCGATGTCATGGACCGTGGGCTTCATTCTCTCCTCCGGCGCCTGTCCTACACCAGGAAATGAGGTACGTAAATCATGAATCTGATGTACGTACCTCTTTTCTCACGCGAAAAAACCGCCTCCCGAAGGAGGCGGCCAAGTAAGGAGATCACAAAAGGGAGGCTATCTTCTGCAGCTTGTGCCGGGGTTACGACGCGTGATCAGTGGCCGGCGCCCGCAGGAGCAGCAGCCTTTGGCTTCTTCAGAAGCAGGACCATGAAGATGAGCGAGGTGAAAAGGACGGTGAGGCCCATGAACACGTCCATGAAGGACAGAAGTGTCGCCTGTTGTGTGGCGATGCCCGACAGCTTCTTAATGGCGACGGCCGAGCCATCGAGCCCATAGCTATCATAGTTCGCGCCCACCGAAGACAGCCAGTCGAGCGCGGCCCGGTTGCCCCAGTTCAACTGCTCGGAAAGGCGCGCATAGTGATCATCAGACCGCTGCGTCAGCATGGTGTTGATGATCGCGAGCCCCACGGCCCCGCCAAGGTTTCGGGTCAGATTGAACAGACCGGAGGCATTCTTCATACGCTCCGGCGGCAGGGTGCCGAGCGCCAGGTTGTTGATCGGCACCATGCAGATCATCAGCGAACAGCCGCGCAGGATCTGCGGAATGAGCAGCTCATAAAAATCCCAGTCGGCGGTAAGCCCGGTCATCATATAGGTGCCGAGGGCGAAGCCCGCGAAGCCACCCATCATCATCACCCGCGGATCGAGTTTGTTGGACAGGATGCCGGCCACGGGCGCCGTGAAAAACATCGCCGCGCCGGAGACGAACATCGTCTCGCCGATCATCATGGAATCATAGCCTCTGATGCGCCCGAGATAGAGCGGATAGAGATATGTCAGGCCATAGAGCCCGACGCCCATGACGAAGGAGAACAAGGAACCAAAGGCAAAGTTGGCATTGGAAAATGCCCTTAAGTCGACCACTGGCAGTTCTGCCACGAAAACACGTCTGAAGAAGATGACAGCACCAATCGTCATGGCGACCGTAGCAACGACGATATGCTGGTCGTTGAACCAGTCGTTCTTGTTGCCCTCTTCTAGCACATATTCGAGGGAGCCGAGGAAGACTGCCATGGAGGCAAGGCCGGTCCAGTCGAAGATCTTGAAGAGCTTGAGATCCGGCTTGTCGAAATCGATCAGGCTCCAGGTCGCGGCAGCGACCAGCATTCCGGGAATGACGTTGATCAGGAACAGCCAGTGCCATGACATCGCGTGGCTGATATAGCCCCCGATGGTCGGCCCGATGGTTGGCGCGAGCGTCGCGACAAGTCCAACCATCGGCGAGACTATGCTGCGCTTGGATGGCGGAAAAATGGTGAAGGCGGCAGCAAACACCGAGGGGATCATGCCGCCACCGATAAAGCCCTGAATGGCGCGGTAGATGATCATCTGTTCGATATTGGTGGCTGTCGCACAAAGGGCGCTCGCCAACGTGAAGCCGGTCGCGCACATGGTGAAGAGCACACGTGTCGACAGGATGCGCGCAAGCACACCCGACAACGGGATCATGATGACTTCGGCAATCAGATAAGAGGTCTGGACCCAGGCGACTTCATCCGAGCCGGCCCCAAGACCGGCCTGGATTTCTGCCAGCGATGCCGAGACGATCTGGATGTCCAGGATCGACATGAACATGCCGAAGACCATCGCGAGAAACGCGAAGAGACGTCGCGGATCCATGCGCTCCTCGGCACCGGCCGGTGGCCGCATCACGCCAGGCGAAGAAGTAACCGTGGCCATGGAGAGGCCCTTTCCGAGACGAAAACCGACCTGTGTTACCTGCTGGTGGCAACCGCCTGCGCGTCGGGTGCGGTGCGGGTATCGACATCGACGATGACGCTGAGGCCGGCACGCAGATGGCCACCGGCGAGCGCATCCTTCGGCAAGGCGATCCTGACCGGCACCCGCTGAACGACTTTTGTGAAGTTGCCCGTCGCGTTTTCCGCCGGCAGCATCGAGAAGATTGCACCGGAGGCAGGCGCAATCGAGGTCACAGTGCCCTCAAGCGGCTTCTCGCCATAGGCGTCGACATGGATCGACACCTTGGAACCGGGAACGAGATGCGCAATCTGCGTTTCCTTGAAATTTGCCTCGATATAGAGCTCGCTGGTCGGCACCAGGGCTGCCAGACGCTTGCCGGCCGAAACGAGATCGCCATCCTGAACCGCCAGATTGCCAACAACGCCATCATACGGCGCCTTCAGCACGGTGAAGTCCAGGTCGCGCTGCGCCTTGTCGATCGCCAGATCCTGCAGCCGCACAGTCGACAAAGCTTCGTCGCGCTGCGCCTTCAAAAGACTGAGGTTGGCCTCTGCGGAAGCCACCGCGGCCTCGCCGGCGACGAGGTTGGCATTGGCCTGGTCGAGGGCAACCTTGGCGTTGTCGAGATCGGCGGTCGTGCCGACCGACTTGGCAGCCAGATCGGTTGCACGCTTGGCGGTAATCTCGGCGCCGCGAACGGCCGCCTGGAGAGCACCGAGCTGCGCCCTGGCCTGCGCGATGCTCGCCTCTCCGCCGATGATCTGCGCATCGATGCGCTTCACCGCAAGCTCTGCACTCGTCTTGTTGGCCTGCGCCTGTTCCAGCGCAATCTGATAGTCGCCACCATCAAGCGTCACCAGGGGGTCGCCGGCATGCACGAACTGGTTGCTGTCGACATTGACCTTCTCGACATAGCCGGAAATCTTCGGCGAGATGATCGCGATATCACCTTCGATATAGGCGTCTTCGGTCGAGACCATGAAGCGGCCATTGGTCCACCACTCGTAGCCGTACCAGGCGCCGCCGCCGAGGATGGCGAGCAGCACCACAGGCAGCACTGGGCTGCGACGCTTCTTCGGCGCCGCGGCCTGCGCCGCGACGGGAGCGACTGCCGCCGGCTTTTCGGCGACGGAAGGGGTCCCTGGTTCCAGCTGCGTCTCGGACACGTCTTCATTCCGATCGAGGGGACTGGAGGAGGAACGAAAGGCGGTGGATCTGTGCGTCGATGACATGGGCATAGCACCAGGGATGGGGTTACAACTTTCGAACTGAACCGTTCGGTTCGATTGACATATCGCGTTTTCTCCCGCATATCAAGGGCTGCCAATCCGACTTTCCCGAGTCAAAACGACTATTGTTAATATTTGGACCTGCGATGCCGAAAAAGATCACGTCAGAACAGAAGACGCCCGACGACGCGCCCTCCTCTGCGGCTGTGGCACTGGGACGGTTTCCGGCAGGCGAAGACCCGATCAAGCGCGGCCAGATCCTCGACGGCGCCAAGCGTGTCTTCATGAAGATGGGCTATGACGCGGCCAGCATGAACGACGTGACCCGCGAGGCCGGTGTTTCAAAGGGCACGATCTACGTCTATTTCCAGAGCAAGGAAGAACTCTTTGCCGCGCTGATCGATCGCGCCAAGGGACAGTTCACGGATACGGTGCGCGAGACCCTGGCCCAGAGTGTCAGCGCCGAAGACGGTCTTCGACGGTTCGGCCAGGCATTCGCCAATCGCATCTTCAACTCCGAAATGATCGCCTCGATGCGCATCCTTCTGGGCGTGATCGATCGCATGCCGCTGCTCTGTCAGCGATATCTGGCGGATTCTCCCAGCAATGCCCGGGGCGTCCTCAAGAGCTTCCTGGATCGCCACGTCGCCGACGGAACGTTGGAGATTGCCGACACCTCGCTTGCGGCGAAACAATTCATCGAACTGACGGGCGGCATTTTCTTGAAGGGACGCCTGTTTAACGAGATCCCCGAGGAGATCACTCCGGAAGAGATCCATCGCGTCATCGAAAGCGGCCTGAAAGTCTTTCTGGCCGCCTATGCCTGCAAGGCAGAGGCCGGATCACATCCGGGTTGAGCCTATCCTCGCTGCAGACCTTGCCAACTGCGATGTATTGCCCCACATCCACCGTCGCTGACCCTCGCGTACGGAACCGAAAAACATGCAGGACTATCTTCCGCTTCTTCAGGACCCCACTGCCTGGGTCGCTCTGGTGACACTGGTGGTAATGGAGGTCGTGCTCGGCATCGACAACCTGATCTTCATCTCGATCCTGACCAACAAGCTTCCGGAAGAGATGCGCGAACGCGCCCGCCGCATCGGCATCGGCCTCGCGCTGATCATGCGCCTCGCTCTGCTCGGCACCGTCGCCTGGATCGTCCAGCTGACCACGCCGATCTTCGAACTTTTCGGCCACGGCTTCTCCTGGAAGGACCTGATCCTCATTGCCGGGGGTCTCTTCCTGGTGTGGAAGGCCACCAAGGAAATCCACCACAGCGTTGATCCGGTCGACCATGAAGAGGATTTCATCGCCTCCTCGGCCACGACCACCTTCGCCAGCGCCATTGGCCAGATTCTCCTGCTCGACCTCGTCTTCTCGATCGACAGCATCATCACCGCCGTGGGCATGACCCCGCATCTGCCGATCATGGTAATCGCGGTTATTGCCGCCGTGACCGTCATGCTGGTGGCAGCGACACCGCTTGCCAACTTCATCGCCAAGAACCCGACCGTCGTCATGCTGGCCCTCGGCTTCCTGCTGATGATCGGCACCACCCTCATTGCAGAAGGCATGGGCTTCCACGTGCCCAAGGGCTACATTTACGCCGCCATGGCCTTCTCGGCTCTTGTCGAGGTGCTGAACATGTTTGCCAGACGCAAACATGTGCGGGACCGAGAGGCGAAGAAGAAGCTTCACTAAGTCCAATCGGGCCTGACACTATTTCCCGTCCGAGGCTGGCTTCTCGAAAGCCTTTGACGGGTTTTGCATTTGAGGGAACCGATCGACCGTCGAAGGGTTGCTGCGGTAACCGGACCTCTTTTCTGTCTCATGCCTCGCCGGCCGGAGCACCATGACCTACGAGCAAATTCTTGCCTTCGGCCTGATCGCCGTGATGATGGCCGCCTTCCTGTGGGAAAAATTCCGTTATGATGTCGTCGCCTGCGTGGCGCTGGTGGCGGCAGTCTCGCTCGGGCTTCTTCCAGCAAAAGATGCCTTTGCCGGCTTTTCCGATGATCTGGTGATCATCGTCGGCAGCGCGCTGGTGGTCAGCGCCGGTGTCGCCCGCTCGGGCGTGGTCGATCTTGCCATCAAGCGCTTCTTCCCGGCGCTGTCCTCGCTCCACGGTCAAATGCTGTTGCTACTGATCACGGTGACGGTTCTCTCGGCCTTCATCAAGAATATCGGCGCGCTCGCCATCATGATGCCAGTCGCCTTCCAGTTCGCCCGCCGCTCCAATGTCCCGCCTTCGGTCTTCCTGATGCCCATGGCTTTTTCAGCCCTTCTCGGCGGACTGATGACCCAGATCGGCACCTCGCCCAACATCGCGGTCTCGCGCCTGCGCCAGGAGCTGACGGGCACGCCCTTCACGATGTTCGATTTCACCCCTGTTGGTGCAATGCTCGCGCTTGCCGGCATCCTCTTCCTGATCTTCTTCTATTGGCTCGTGCCACGCCGCGAAAATCAGAACCCCTCGCTGCAGGAGGCTCTCGAAGCCTCAAGCTTCGCAACCGAGGCACATGTGCCGCCGCAATCACCCTTTGTGCAGAAGACGCTTAATCAGCTTTTGAAGACGGCTCAGGGCGAAGTCACCGCGTCCGCAGTGCTGCGCGGACAGACCCGGCTGTCACCATTCCCCGACATTCTTCTGCATGCCGAGGATATCGTGCTGCTGGAGGGCCCGTCGGATGCGCTCGATCGCATCGTTTCGCAGGCCGGCCTCACTCTGGCCGTCCACGAAAAGCCGGACATGAAACGCGGTGACCTCTCGTCGATCGAGGCCGTGATCGGGCGAGGCTCGCCCTTGATCGGCGAAAAGGCCAAGGAACTCGCCCTTGTTCACACCTACGGCGTCAATCTTCTGGCCGTCAGCCGGCAGGGCAAGCGCATTCGCGAGCGGCTGGGAGAGCTAACGCTTCGCTCTGGGGACGTCGTGCTGCTGCAGGGTCTGCGCCAGCAGATGCCGTCCATCCTGACCGAGCTTGGATGCCTGCCGCTGGCCGAACGCGAAATCCTGCTTGGCACGAGCCGCAATGTGCTCATTCCGCTGGCAATCCTTGTCGTTGCGATGGGAGCGACTGCGCTCGGCATCGCGCCGGTCGCCATCGCCTTCTTTACCGCAGCGCTCGCCATGGTCGCCTTCGGTGTCATTCCCGTCAGCGAGGTTTACCGGGCGGTCGATGGCCCGATACTGGTGATGCTTGCGGCTCTGATCCCGGTCGCAGACACGCTGCGGACTTCGGGCGGCAGCGATGTCATCGCCGGTTGGCTGAACGCGGTCGCAGGCGGCATGCCGGCCTGGGGCGCCGTCGCGATGATCCTGGTGACCGCAATGGCTGTCACCCCATTCCTCAACAATGCTGCCACTGTCCTAGTCATGGCGCCGATTGCGGCAAGCTTCGCCAACGGTCTCGGCTATAAGCCGGAGGCTTTCCTGATGGCGGTTGCAATCGGTGCCGGTTGCGACTTCCTCACGCCGATCGGCCACCAGTGCAATACGTTGGTCATGGGCCCGGGTGGCTACAGGTTTTCCGACTATCCTCGCCTGGGTTTGCCGCTGTCCATCCTGATCATCCTGGTCTCGGTGCCGGCGCTGCTGATGGTCTGGCCGGTAACGTGAGGATCTGACGGGAAGAACCCACGCAAAGAAAAACCTGCGTCGGCGGGACGCAGGTTTTCCTTGGGGCGGGGACTTGGGGGACGAGCGCAGGCCGGACGGTTAAGGGGCTCGCCTGCCATTTCGTTGGCCACGGAAAGAAACCGGAAAAACTTCCGTGTTCCCCATATCCCGTCGCGTCCGGTTGGCACGGCCTGCGCTCTGTCATCATAACGCCGACCCCGCCTTCGGGTTCCGGCCCTCGACAAATAATTTTGAAGTTTTTTCCAGCCACCCTTCCGGGACCGGCGCTATCAGTGGTTTTTCTTGACGCACGGGCCTGAATATGGCCTAAGGCCACGCGGTGGAACCGGCTTGCGCATCGACGTTTCCTCGCCTGTTACCGGCGTCCCGCCACACTGATTTCACACATTGTCCCGATCCGGCATCTGTCGCCCGATCATTCGCACGCACCACGAGCTGAATTCCATGACCAAGTCCGGCGTCCGCGTCCGCATCGCACCCTCCCCGACCGGCGAACCCCATGTCGGGACCGCCTATATCGCGCTGTTCAACTACCTCTTCGCCAAGAAGTTCGGCGGCGAGTTTATTCTGCGCATCGAGGACACCGACGCGACCCGCTCGACCGCCGAGTTCGAGCAGAAGGTGCTGGACGCTCTCAAATGGACCGGCCTCAACTGGTCGGAAGGTCCTGATGTCGGCGGCCCTTACGGCCCCTACCGCCAGTCCGAACGCAAGGACATCTACCGTCCTTTCGTCGACAAGATGCTCGCCAATGGCGGCGCCTTCCGCTGTTTCTGCACGCCAGAGCGCCTGGAAAGCATGCGCGAAGCTCAACGCGCCGCGGGAAAGCCCCCCGGCTATGACGGCCTCTGCCTGCATCTGAAGGCCGAGGAAGTGACCGCCCGCGTCGAAGCCGGCGAGCCGCATGTCGTGCGCCTGAAGGTGCCGACCGAAGGCTCTTGCGACTTCCACGACGGCGTCTATGGCGATGTCTCGATCCCGTGGGAAAGCGTCGACATGCAGGTCCTGCTCAAGGGCGACGGCATGCCGACCTATCACATGGCGAACGTCGTCGACGATCACCTGATGAAGATCACCCACGTCGCCCGCGGCGAGGAGTGGCTGGCCTCCGTGCCGAAGCATATCCTGATCTATCGCCATCTGGGGCTCGAACCGCCAAAGTTCATGCACCTGTCGCTGATGCGCAATCACGACAAGTCGAAGCTGTCGAAGCGCAAGAACCCGACCTCGATCTCCTATTACTCGGCCCTCGGCTATCTCCCCGAAGCGCTGATGAACTTCCTCGGCCTGTTCTTCATCCAGATCGCCGAAGGCGAGGAACTGCTGTCGATGGAAGAGCTGATCGAGAAGTTCGATCCGGACAACCTTTCCAAGGCCGGCGCGATCTTCGACATCCAGAAGCTCGATTGGCTGAACGGCCGCTGGCTGCGCGAAAAGCTGACGCCGGAAGATTTCGTCGCCCGCGTGCTCGACTGGGCCCAGGAAAACGACCGCCTGGTCGAAGGCCTGAAGCTCGCCCAGAGCCGTGTGACCAAGCTCGGCGAACTGCCGCCGCTCGCCGGCTTCCTGCTCGCCAACGACGTCGGCCTGACGCCTGCCTCCTTCGGCGGGTTGAAGACCAGCCCGACTGAGACGCTCGAAATCGTCACCACCGTCCAGGCGGATCTCGAAAAGATCCTCGAATGGAACGTCACGACCATCGAGGAAGAGCTGCGCGCGATCTCCGAGCGCATGGGCAAGAAGCTCCGCGTCGTCACCCCGCCGCTTTTCGTCGCCGTCTCCGGTAGCCAGCGTTCGCTTCCGCTGTTTGACTCGATGGCGCTGCTCGGCCGCTCTGTCGTGCGCCAGCGGTTGAAGGTGGCGATCCAGGTGCTGACCGCGATGGTAGGTGCACAGAACTGAGGGAAAGCCCCTCCCCCTTGTGGG
This window of the Rhizobium glycinendophyticum genome carries:
- a CDS encoding LysR family transcriptional regulator, translated to MVDAPDISDVSAFLAVARVGGFREAARLGDTSASALSDAVRRLEARLGVRLLNRTTRAVVPTDAGRGLMERIGPAFGEIGAALEHVKSFDGRAAGTLRLNVPASAAKLVLPAIIPGFLAAHPDIRLEIDTEESLIDVVAAGYDAGIRYDERLAQDMIAVPIGPRLQRYALGASPAYLEVHGHPRHPRDLLAHNCIRSRFAGRPVMAWEFEKDGETIVVEPNGQLIVQAGDASDLGIRAAISGAGIFALFEDWLKPHFDSGDLLPVLEPWWVSFSGPFLYYPERRLMPTPLRAFVDYIKSNRPG
- the xylB gene encoding xylulokinase, with protein sequence MYLGLDLGTSSVKAMLIDSDQKVIGVGHAALTVQRPHPGWSEQAPGDWLRATEEAVAALKASHPKELAAVKGIGLSGHMHGATLIDAKDRVLRPCILWNDTRSHAEAASLDADPRFRALTGNIVFPGFTAPKLAWVKNNEPDTFAKVAKVLLPKDYLRLLLTGEYLSDMSDSAGTSWLDTGKRAWSSELLEATGLTVEQMPGLVEGTDRAGTLRAELAAKWGLGADVVVAGGAGDNAASACGMGTVAEGQAFVSLGTSGVLFAANGSYLPKPESAVHAFCHALPNTWHQMGVILSATDALNWHSGVTGKSAGELTGELGDALKAPTGVTFLPYLSGERTPHNDAKIRGAFIGLGHESDRPVLTQAVLEGVTFAIRDSLEALKSAGTKISRVTAIGGGSRSRYWLSSIATALDMPVDIPADGDFGAAFGAARLGLIAATGADPLSVCTAPETAETVEPVKALTSAYEAAYGRYRALYPAVRSLGS
- a CDS encoding LacI family DNA-binding transcriptional regulator — protein: MKPTVHDIASHAGVSLATVDRVLNRRPGVSARTREKVDQAVHALGFVRDVAAANLAKGRVYPLTFLIPSNDNSFMRGLRVALDEAMGRAAVERIAVRVVDVPAFDPLALARALDAAAAETPAGIAFVAVDAPEVTAAAERVLAAGIPLVTLVSDLTGAARDHYAGIDNAAAGRTAASLIGRFLNGRHGAVAVLAGSMLVRDHRERFEAFSATMASDFAGFMQLPVLEGRDDPAVVEKLVTALLFERPDIVGLYSLGAGNRGLVKALQRLPAERRPVVIAHELTETTRGALQSGLIDAVLNQDAGHEVRSAIRVLKAKADGLPVVAAQERIRIDIFLKDNLP
- a CDS encoding DHA2 family efflux MFS transporter permease subunit; protein product: MATVTSSPGVMRPPAGAEERMDPRRLFAFLAMVFGMFMSILDIQIVSASLAEIQAGLGAGSDEVAWVQTSYLIAEVIMIPLSGVLARILSTRVLFTMCATGFTLASALCATATNIEQMIIYRAIQGFIGGGMIPSVFAAAFTIFPPSKRSIVSPMVGLVATLAPTIGPTIGGYISHAMSWHWLFLINVIPGMLVAAATWSLIDFDKPDLKLFKIFDWTGLASMAVFLGSLEYVLEEGNKNDWFNDQHIVVATVAMTIGAVIFFRRVFVAELPVVDLRAFSNANFAFGSLFSFVMGVGLYGLTYLYPLYLGRIRGYDSMMIGETMFVSGAAMFFTAPVAGILSNKLDPRVMMMGGFAGFALGTYMMTGLTADWDFYELLIPQILRGCSLMICMVPINNLALGTLPPERMKNASGLFNLTRNLGGAVGLAIINTMLTQRSDDHYARLSEQLNWGNRAALDWLSSVGANYDSYGLDGSAVAIKKLSGIATQQATLLSFMDVFMGLTVLFTSLIFMVLLLKKPKAAAPAGAGH
- the xylA gene encoding xylose isomerase — translated: MSTGFFGNIQKIKYEGEGSSNPLAFRHYNPDEIVLGKRMEDHLRFAVAYWHTFVWPGTDPFGGNTFERPWFKDTMDAAKMKADVAFEFFQLLGTPYYCFHDADVRPEGNSFAENTKNLNEIVDYFAKKQEETGVKLLWGTANMFSHRRYMSGAATNPDPDVFAFAAATVKTCMDATLKLGGENYVLWGGREGYETLLNTDLKKELDQMGRFLNLVVEYKHKIGFKGAILIEPKPQEPSKHQYDYDVATVYGFLKAYGLEKEVKVNIEQGHAILAGHSFEHELALANALGIFGSIDMNRNDYQSGWDTDQFPNNVPEMALAYYQVLAGGGFTTGGTNFDAKLRRQSLDAEDLLIGHIGGMDCCARGLKAAAKMIEDKALSGPLSARYAGWDKAENQKMLRGEESLDAIAARVEAQNVNPKPVSGKQELLENVVNRYV